One window of the Wenzhouxiangella sp. XN24 genome contains the following:
- a CDS encoding serine/threonine-protein kinase, whose product MSEDGRAQRVLALCDEALALAPSERGAFLDDACAGDELLRAAVDSLIQAVTEAGSFLDPEPAAVDARQRLGTRVGAFTIIEPLGEGGMGTVYLAERQAENYTQRVAIKIIRGQLASRDVLERFDEERRILAGLNHPYIAGLIDAGTTDDGAPYLVMEYVEGVPIDQFCDERRLDIPARLRLLIKVMLAVQAAHQNLVVHRDLKPSNVLVTRDGLPKLLDFGIAKLTATTDQQATANLTMLWGQAMTPNYASPEQILEARATTVSDVYSLGVLAYQLLTGQLPYRVDGRSQRDLVRAVETLTIPRPSSRLSPPCEPAIARDVAARRGLAPARLAATLAGDLDNILLMALRAEPERRYGSVAQFAEDLGRYLDGRPVAARADAFGYQAGKFLRRHWLSLGAVSALVLSLAAGLLSFAWQAEQARAERDRTLKVNEFLQDILLEADPYSAGADVTVRDVLRKADEMITARFTGLPDLEAPLRRTIGYTQLGLHELDAAEANLERAYALNLELYGADDTRSRQTLSDLGWLASQRGDFELARERYGQALAARADATPTEFDLQLANDFSVVLNDFGASAESLALLQTAEAALTHLAVEQGLRQSLLINLGLTHHDLGQLETAEQYYRRAIEADPEPDGDGNQIQRATLLNNLGSLLGAQGRHEEALALFRESLGVRQRVVGDLHGSTAIAHLQLGRMLLDLGRTADARPHVMAAVEISRAVLPGESRQVIYAEALRARLAHEEGDSASAAAGLAEALDRLHATNSNPDTIELVARWLDVVTDENTGAAD is encoded by the coding sequence ACGATCATCGAGCCCCTGGGTGAGGGCGGGATGGGCACGGTCTACCTCGCCGAGCGCCAGGCCGAAAACTACACCCAGCGCGTCGCCATCAAGATCATCCGCGGCCAGCTCGCCAGCCGTGATGTGCTGGAGCGATTCGATGAAGAGCGACGCATCCTCGCGGGCCTCAACCATCCCTACATCGCCGGGCTGATCGACGCCGGAACGACCGACGACGGCGCGCCGTATCTCGTCATGGAATACGTCGAGGGCGTACCGATCGACCAGTTCTGCGACGAGCGGCGCCTCGACATCCCGGCGCGGCTGCGGCTCCTGATCAAGGTCATGCTGGCCGTGCAGGCCGCGCACCAGAATCTCGTCGTGCACCGCGATCTTAAGCCTTCCAACGTGCTGGTCACCCGCGACGGGCTCCCCAAGCTGCTGGACTTCGGCATCGCCAAGCTCACCGCCACCACCGACCAGCAGGCGACGGCCAACCTGACGATGCTCTGGGGCCAGGCGATGACACCGAATTACGCCAGCCCGGAACAAATCCTCGAGGCGCGCGCCACCACGGTGAGCGACGTCTACTCGCTGGGCGTGCTCGCTTACCAGCTGCTCACCGGGCAGCTGCCCTACCGCGTCGATGGGCGCAGCCAGCGCGACCTTGTTCGCGCGGTGGAAACGCTGACCATTCCTCGCCCAAGCAGCCGGCTGTCGCCTCCCTGCGAACCCGCGATCGCGCGCGACGTCGCTGCGCGTCGCGGTCTTGCGCCGGCACGACTCGCGGCGACTTTGGCCGGCGACCTGGACAACATCCTGCTGATGGCGTTGCGTGCAGAACCCGAAAGACGCTACGGCTCGGTGGCCCAGTTCGCCGAAGATCTCGGCCGTTACCTGGACGGCCGGCCGGTCGCGGCGCGCGCCGATGCCTTTGGCTACCAGGCCGGCAAATTCCTGCGCCGCCACTGGCTGTCGCTGGGTGCAGTGAGTGCCCTCGTGCTGTCACTGGCGGCCGGCCTGCTGAGCTTCGCCTGGCAGGCGGAACAGGCACGTGCGGAGCGCGACCGCACGCTGAAGGTCAACGAGTTCCTGCAGGATATCCTGCTGGAGGCCGACCCCTACTCGGCCGGCGCCGATGTCACCGTTCGCGACGTGCTGCGCAAGGCGGACGAGATGATCACCGCCCGCTTCACTGGCCTGCCGGACCTCGAGGCCCCACTGCGCCGGACCATCGGCTACACGCAGCTCGGGCTGCACGAGCTCGACGCGGCAGAGGCGAACCTCGAGCGAGCCTACGCCTTGAACCTGGAACTCTATGGGGCGGACGACACGCGGAGCCGGCAAACCCTTTCGGACCTGGGCTGGCTGGCCTCGCAGCGCGGGGATTTCGAGCTCGCTCGCGAGCGCTATGGCCAAGCGCTGGCCGCACGCGCCGACGCCACGCCAACAGAGTTCGACCTCCAGCTGGCCAACGATTTCTCGGTGGTGCTGAACGATTTCGGCGCCTCGGCGGAAAGCCTTGCCCTGCTGCAAACCGCAGAGGCCGCATTGACGCACCTCGCTGTCGAGCAGGGGTTGCGCCAGAGCCTTTTGATCAACCTCGGATTGACGCATCACGACCTCGGTCAACTCGAGACCGCGGAACAGTACTATCGGCGCGCCATCGAGGCCGATCCCGAGCCGGACGGCGACGGGAACCAGATACAACGGGCGACGCTACTGAACAACCTCGGTTCGCTCCTCGGCGCCCAAGGGCGGCATGAAGAAGCGCTCGCGCTGTTCCGTGAATCCCTCGGCGTGCGCCAGCGAGTGGTGGGCGACCTGCATGGCTCCACCGCGATCGCTCACCTCCAGCTTGGTCGGATGTTGCTCGACCTCGGCAGGACCGCAGATGCTCGCCCACATGTCATGGCCGCAGTCGAAATCTCGCGCGCGGTGCTCCCCGGGGAAAGCCGGCAAGTGATCTACGCGGAAGCACTGCGCGCCCGACTCGCCCACGAGGAAGGCGATTCCGCGAGCGCTGCTGCAGGACTTGCAGAGGCCTTGGACCGCTTGCACGCCACGAACTCGAATCCTGACACGATCGAACTGGTGGCCCGGTGGCTGGATGTCGTTACGGATGAAAATACGGGTGCAGCCGACTGA
- a CDS encoding aminopeptidase produces the protein MRRLAGILLLIGCLPLAGCGTLAYYGQAVSGHLGLMAAREPIDTVMADPATPEWVRERLAVVQDAREFAITELGLPDNGSYTSYVQLERSAVVFNVFAAPEFSLQPKTWCFPVAGCVVYRGYFDREDAERTAAQYAAEGYDTWVGGAAAYSTLGRFADPVLSTMLYPDDARLAGVLFHELAHQQLYVDDDSAFNEAFATTVEEVGVRRWLGQDGRDAALAEWETRRERAAAFELLLARTRARLQAIYETESPPAEMRADKEAAFAQLEAEYAALKAGWDGWPGYDRWFAAPLNNARLIPSATYRGLVPAFRLLLHQADGELADFYAACGALAAMPRESRDAEFRRLLAIAAEPGGDPTR, from the coding sequence GTGCGTCGCCTGGCTGGAATCCTGTTGCTCATCGGCTGCCTGCCGCTGGCCGGCTGCGGCACCCTGGCCTATTACGGCCAGGCCGTGTCGGGCCATCTCGGCCTGATGGCGGCGCGCGAACCGATCGACACGGTCATGGCCGATCCGGCAACCCCCGAATGGGTGCGCGAGCGGCTCGCAGTGGTGCAGGACGCCCGCGAGTTTGCGATCACGGAGCTCGGCCTGCCCGACAACGGGAGTTACACCTCCTACGTCCAGCTGGAGCGTTCCGCCGTCGTGTTCAATGTGTTCGCGGCGCCCGAGTTCTCCCTGCAGCCGAAGACCTGGTGTTTCCCGGTGGCGGGTTGCGTCGTCTATCGCGGCTACTTCGACCGCGAAGACGCCGAGCGGACGGCGGCGCAGTATGCCGCGGAGGGCTATGACACGTGGGTCGGCGGCGCGGCCGCTTACTCGACGCTGGGCCGCTTCGCGGACCCGGTGCTCTCCACCATGCTGTATCCGGACGACGCGCGCCTTGCGGGCGTGCTGTTCCACGAGCTCGCGCACCAGCAGCTCTACGTCGACGACGATTCGGCCTTCAACGAGGCCTTCGCCACCACGGTCGAGGAGGTGGGCGTGCGACGCTGGCTGGGCCAGGACGGACGCGACGCGGCGCTCGCCGAGTGGGAGACGCGGCGCGAACGCGCGGCCGCGTTCGAACTGCTGCTCGCGCGGACACGGGCGCGCCTGCAGGCGATCTACGAGACCGAGTCGCCGCCGGCGGAGATGCGCGCCGACAAGGAAGCGGCCTTCGCCCAGCTGGAAGCCGAGTACGCGGCGCTGAAAGCCGGCTGGGACGGCTGGCCCGGCTACGACCGCTGGTTCGCGGCGCCGCTCAACAATGCGCGCCTGATCCCCTCGGCGACCTATCGCGGCCTCGTGCCGGCCTTCCGCCTGCTGCTGCACCAGGCCGACGGCGAGCTGGCGGATTTCTACGCCGCCTGCGGGGCGCTGGCGGCGATGCCGCGTGAATCGCGTGATGCCGAGTTCAGGCGTCTGCTGGCGATCGCCGCGGAACCCGGCGGCGACCCTACGAGGTAG
- a CDS encoding multifunctional CCA addition/repair protein: protein MDKYLVGGAVRDELLGLPVAERDWVVVGATQEQMEAAGYRPVGRDFPVFLDPESHDEVALARTERKTAPGYRGFAVNASPEVTLEEDLQRRDLTVNAMARAPDGELIDPWGGRSDLEARQLRHVSPAFSEDPVRILRTARFAARFRELGFTVAPDTLQLMRDMVAAGEADALVPERVWQETRRALETARPDVYLEVLRDCGALAAVFPEIDALFGVPQPARWHPEIDTGIHMLLCMRAAVRLGLDTETRFAVLLHDLGKGTTPAASWPAHHGHEERSVTLARRLCERLRVPGSYRELAEIVARYHGLCHRAAELRPATVLKLLEGTDALRRPERFEKFLLACEADLKGRTGLEDAPYPQAALLRRALAAAGGVDVRPLVAEGLAGEQLRNRLRALRSEAIAAACPRAAPPAAEA, encoded by the coding sequence ATGGACAAGTACCTGGTCGGTGGCGCCGTGCGCGACGAACTGCTCGGACTCCCCGTCGCGGAACGCGACTGGGTGGTGGTCGGCGCCACGCAGGAACAGATGGAGGCGGCCGGCTACCGGCCCGTCGGGCGGGACTTCCCCGTGTTCCTGGACCCGGAGAGTCATGACGAAGTGGCGCTCGCGCGCACCGAGCGCAAGACCGCCCCGGGCTACCGGGGGTTCGCGGTGAACGCCTCGCCGGAGGTCACGCTCGAGGAGGACCTGCAGCGCCGCGACCTGACCGTCAACGCGATGGCCCGCGCACCGGACGGCGAGCTCATCGATCCGTGGGGCGGGAGAAGCGATCTCGAGGCGCGCCAGCTGCGCCACGTCTCGCCGGCGTTCTCAGAGGACCCGGTGCGGATCCTGCGCACCGCCCGCTTCGCCGCACGCTTTCGCGAGCTCGGCTTCACCGTCGCGCCGGACACCCTGCAACTGATGCGCGACATGGTCGCGGCGGGCGAGGCGGATGCGCTGGTGCCCGAGCGGGTCTGGCAGGAGACGCGCCGCGCGCTGGAGACGGCGCGCCCCGACGTATACCTCGAGGTGTTGCGCGACTGCGGTGCGCTGGCCGCCGTGTTCCCGGAGATCGACGCCCTGTTCGGCGTGCCGCAGCCGGCGCGCTGGCACCCGGAAATCGACACCGGGATCCACATGCTGCTGTGCATGCGCGCCGCCGTCCGCCTGGGACTGGACACCGAGACGCGCTTCGCGGTGCTGCTGCACGATCTCGGCAAGGGCACCACGCCGGCCGCCAGCTGGCCCGCGCATCACGGCCACGAGGAACGCAGCGTGACGCTTGCACGGCGCCTGTGCGAGCGGCTGCGCGTGCCGGGCAGCTATCGCGAGCTGGCGGAGATCGTGGCGCGCTATCACGGCCTGTGTCATCGCGCGGCCGAATTGCGCCCCGCCACGGTGCTGAAGCTCCTGGAAGGCACCGACGCCCTGCGGCGCCCGGAGCGCTTCGAGAAATTCCTGCTCGCCTGCGAGGCCGACCTGAAGGGCCGCACGGGTCTCGAGGACGCGCCCTATCCGCAGGCAGCGCTGTTGCGCCGCGCGCTGGCGGCCGCCGGGGGCGTGGATGTCCGGCCGCTGGTGGCCGAGGGACTCGCCGGCGAGCAGTTGCGCAACCGGCTGCGCGCCCTGCGCAGCGAGGCGATCGCCGCGGCCTGCCCGCGCGCCGCACCGCCGGCGGCCGAGGCGTAG
- a CDS encoding undecaprenyl-diphosphate phosphatase — translation MDPLHAIALAFIQGLTEFLPISSSGHLVLVPVLLGWEDQGLAFDVATHVGTLGAVVFYFRHELWPMIRDALGTLRGGTRTRESDLAWFVVLGTIPAVVAGGLFGGYISTALRSPLVIAATTAGFGVLLWVADARGSNQRPESSIGWRDALIVGLAQALALVPGTSRSGITITAALFLGLERQAAARFSFLLSIPVILAATCYESLKLVRSPVPADWLALSLGTLVSGVVAYLTIRGFIALLGRIGLAPFAVYRLLLAAVLVWIYA, via the coding sequence ATGGATCCGCTGCACGCGATAGCACTCGCCTTCATCCAGGGGCTGACGGAGTTCCTGCCGATCTCGAGCTCCGGCCATCTCGTTCTGGTGCCGGTGTTGCTGGGCTGGGAGGACCAGGGCCTGGCCTTCGACGTCGCCACGCATGTCGGCACGCTCGGCGCGGTGGTGTTCTATTTTCGCCACGAGCTGTGGCCGATGATCCGCGATGCGCTCGGCACGCTGCGCGGCGGGACGCGCACGCGGGAATCCGATCTCGCCTGGTTCGTGGTGCTGGGCACGATCCCGGCGGTCGTCGCCGGGGGGCTGTTCGGCGGCTACATCAGCACCGCGCTGCGCTCGCCGCTGGTCATCGCGGCGACGACCGCGGGCTTCGGCGTGCTGCTGTGGGTGGCGGACGCGCGCGGCAGCAACCAGCGTCCCGAGAGCAGCATCGGCTGGCGCGACGCGCTGATCGTCGGCCTCGCCCAGGCGCTGGCGCTGGTGCCCGGCACTTCACGCTCCGGCATCACCATCACCGCCGCGCTGTTTCTCGGCCTGGAGCGCCAGGCGGCCGCGCGCTTCTCCTTCCTGCTGTCGATTCCCGTGATCCTCGCCGCGACCTGCTACGAGTCGCTCAAGCTGGTGCGCTCGCCGGTGCCCGCCGACTGGCTGGCGCTGTCGCTGGGGACGCTGGTCTCGGGGGTGGTCGCCTACCTGACCATCCGCGGTTTCATCGCCCTGCTGGGGCGCATCGGCCTGGCGCCGTTCGCGGTCTATCGGCTGTTGCTGGCGGCGGTGCTCGTCTGGATCTACGCCTGA
- a CDS encoding SAM-dependent methyltransferase, giving the protein MSRTLPPLYSPSPSIPDPGPEARACSAALADSLHEEIIRAGGAISFSRYMERVLYTPELGYYSGGASKLGPTGDFTTAPEISPLFGRCIARQVEAVLEAIGGGAVLELGGGSGALAEAALAEAELDWRMLEPSAELRDRQRSRLGERVRWLDALPREFRGVILANEVADALPVERFTIHQGEPRRLGVQSEGAGFAWTLLPPEPEFAGVIHALEIELGEAFPEGHRAEFSPMLHAWVRSLADSLAAGLLLVIDYGLPRRELYGPERPDGTLICHYRHRAHGDPFFWPGLQDLSAWVDFTAIAEAGVAAGLELEGYTTQAAFLSGNGIDAMLQATGHDAAGIAEVQQAKRLLLPGELGERFRVIGLSRDLGPPLAGFGLLDLANRL; this is encoded by the coding sequence TTGTCGCGAACTTTGCCGCCACTGTATTCCCCATCTCCATCGATCCCCGACCCCGGGCCCGAGGCCCGGGCCTGCAGCGCCGCGCTCGCGGACAGCCTGCACGAGGAGATCATTCGCGCCGGCGGGGCGATCAGCTTCAGCCGCTACATGGAGCGGGTCCTGTACACGCCGGAGCTGGGCTACTACAGCGGGGGGGCGTCCAAGCTGGGCCCGACCGGTGACTTCACCACCGCGCCGGAGATCTCGCCGCTGTTCGGCCGCTGCATCGCGCGCCAGGTCGAGGCGGTGCTGGAGGCCATTGGCGGCGGCGCGGTGCTCGAGCTCGGCGGCGGCAGCGGCGCCCTCGCCGAGGCGGCACTGGCGGAGGCGGAGCTCGACTGGCGCATGCTCGAGCCGAGCGCCGAGTTGCGTGACCGGCAGCGATCGCGGCTGGGCGAGCGCGTCCGCTGGCTGGATGCCCTGCCGCGGGAGTTTCGCGGCGTGATCCTCGCCAACGAGGTGGCCGACGCGCTGCCGGTGGAACGCTTCACGATCCACCAGGGCGAGCCGCGCCGCCTCGGCGTGCAGAGCGAGGGCGCGGGTTTCGCCTGGACCCTGCTGCCGCCGGAGCCGGAATTCGCGGGTGTGATCCATGCGCTCGAAATCGAGCTGGGCGAGGCATTTCCGGAAGGCCACCGGGCCGAGTTCTCGCCGATGCTGCATGCCTGGGTGCGCAGCCTCGCCGACAGCCTGGCCGCCGGCCTGCTGCTGGTCATCGACTACGGCCTGCCGCGCCGCGAGCTCTACGGCCCCGAGCGGCCGGACGGCACGCTGATCTGCCACTACCGGCATCGCGCGCATGGCGACCCGTTCTTCTGGCCGGGCCTGCAGGACCTCAGCGCGTGGGTGGATTTCACCGCGATCGCCGAAGCTGGGGTCGCGGCGGGCCTGGAGCTCGAGGGTTACACGACGCAGGCCGCTTTCCTGTCGGGCAACGGCATCGACGCCATGCTGCAGGCGACCGGGCATGATGCGGCGGGGATCGCCGAGGTGCAGCAGGCCAAGCGGCTGCTGTTGCCGGGCGAACTCGGCGAGCGTTTCCGGGTCATCGGCCTGAGCCGGGACCTCGGTCCGCCGCTGGCGGGGTTCGGCCTGCTCGACCTGGCGAACCGGCTCTAG
- a CDS encoding pteridine reductase, whose product MSNDNTGYRALAGRTALVTGGARRLGAAIATAFHAAGANVVVHYRASDADARALAAGLDAVRPGATALLQGDLLDAAALPELAARAAAAFDGLDILVNNASSFYPTPVGTISLEQWDDLVGSNLRAPLFLSQAAAPWLRRDGGLIINMLDVHARRPLPGHPVYCAAKAGLEMLTYALAGELGPEIRVNGIAPGAILWPESGVPDEEKAATVAGIALGRTGSPADIAACALYLAAEGRYVNGQVIAVDGGRHLGF is encoded by the coding sequence ATGAGCAATGACAACACCGGCTACCGGGCGCTGGCGGGCCGCACGGCACTGGTCACCGGCGGCGCGCGGCGTCTCGGCGCGGCGATCGCCACCGCCTTCCATGCCGCCGGGGCGAACGTCGTGGTGCATTACCGCGCCTCGGACGCCGACGCGAGGGCGCTGGCCGCCGGCCTCGATGCCGTCCGGCCCGGCGCCACGGCCCTGCTGCAGGGCGACCTGCTGGACGCGGCCGCCCTGCCGGAGCTCGCGGCGCGCGCGGCCGCCGCCTTCGACGGGCTCGACATCCTGGTGAACAACGCGTCCAGCTTCTATCCGACGCCCGTCGGCACCATCAGCCTCGAGCAATGGGACGACCTGGTCGGCAGCAACCTGCGTGCGCCGCTGTTTTTGTCCCAGGCGGCCGCGCCGTGGCTGCGGCGCGACGGCGGGCTGATCATCAACATGCTCGACGTGCACGCGCGCCGGCCCTTGCCCGGCCATCCGGTGTACTGCGCCGCGAAGGCGGGGCTCGAGATGCTGACCTACGCGCTGGCCGGCGAGCTCGGCCCGGAGATCCGCGTCAACGGCATCGCGCCGGGGGCGATCCTGTGGCCGGAAAGCGGCGTCCCGGACGAGGAGAAGGCCGCCACCGTCGCCGGCATCGCGCTCGGACGCACCGGTTCACCGGCGGACATCGCCGCCTGTGCGCTGTACCTCGCCGCCGAGGGCCGCTACGTCAACGGCCAGGTCATCGCCGTGGACGGCGGGCGGCACCTCGGCTTTTGA
- a CDS encoding S41 family peptidase: MKISRPVRRLPAVLLGLALAACGGGSSDPEPITSECSIAAQNQAVYETMQQWYFWYEELPEVDPASFESPEALLDALRFEPLDRFSYITTQAEEEALFGESQFVGVGFRSVEDDGVQVAVDVFEGGPADDAGLVRGSRILAVDGVPIEEVLASPEGFSGSLGPSEIGYQFELTFENPDGEVLNPILTKAVVTIPPVTGTRVFEVDGVTTGYLVFRNFTEPGVPALNTAFDTFSAAGVTQLIVDLRYNGGGLISVTEHFADLLASRTAPGQAFARYIYNDQNSNRNQTFFFTSDPPDRALLLDKVVLITTESTASASEILVNSLPPYITAATVGSATFGKPVGQLGFLFCEQVLRPVSFETVNSLNVGGYFDGIEPLCAAGDTLDVPFGTPGEASFDASVHWLQFGFCPQADIAVEFERQREFRSDPPRYRPNNAF, from the coding sequence ATGAAGATTTCACGTCCGGTGCGCCGTCTGCCCGCCGTATTGCTGGGTCTTGCCCTGGCCGCCTGTGGCGGCGGTTCGAGCGACCCTGAACCGATCACCAGCGAGTGCAGCATCGCCGCCCAGAACCAGGCGGTCTACGAGACCATGCAGCAGTGGTATTTCTGGTACGAGGAACTCCCGGAGGTCGATCCGGCGAGCTTCGAGTCGCCCGAGGCGCTGCTCGACGCCTTGCGCTTCGAACCGCTCGATCGATTCAGCTACATCACCACCCAGGCGGAGGAAGAGGCCCTGTTCGGCGAGAGCCAGTTCGTCGGCGTGGGTTTCCGCTCGGTCGAGGACGACGGCGTGCAGGTCGCGGTGGACGTGTTCGAGGGGGGACCGGCCGACGACGCCGGGCTGGTGCGCGGCAGTCGCATCCTCGCCGTGGACGGCGTGCCGATCGAGGAGGTGCTGGCGAGCCCGGAGGGCTTCTCGGGCTCGCTGGGGCCCAGCGAGATCGGCTACCAGTTCGAACTGACCTTCGAGAACCCGGACGGCGAGGTGCTGAATCCCATCCTGACCAAGGCCGTCGTCACCATTCCGCCGGTCACCGGGACGCGCGTCTTCGAGGTGGATGGCGTCACCACCGGCTACCTCGTGTTCCGCAATTTCACGGAACCGGGTGTGCCGGCGCTGAACACGGCCTTCGATACCTTCTCCGCGGCAGGCGTCACGCAACTGATCGTTGACCTGCGCTACAACGGCGGCGGGCTCATCAGCGTGACGGAGCATTTCGCCGACCTGCTCGCCAGCCGCACCGCGCCGGGCCAGGCGTTCGCGCGCTACATCTACAACGACCAGAACAGCAACCGCAACCAGACGTTCTTCTTCACCAGCGACCCGCCCGACCGCGCGCTGCTGCTCGACAAGGTGGTGCTCATCACGACCGAGTCCACTGCCTCGGCCTCGGAAATCCTGGTCAACAGCCTGCCGCCCTACATCACCGCCGCCACCGTAGGCAGCGCGACTTTCGGCAAGCCGGTCGGCCAGCTCGGGTTCCTGTTCTGCGAACAGGTGCTGCGCCCGGTGTCTTTCGAGACGGTCAACAGCCTGAACGTGGGCGGCTATTTCGATGGCATCGAGCCGCTTTGTGCCGCCGGTGACACGCTGGACGTGCCCTTCGGCACGCCGGGTGAGGCCTCGTTCGACGCCTCAGTGCACTGGCTGCAATTCGGTTTCTGTCCGCAGGCCGATATCGCCGTCGAATTCGAGCGCCAGCGCGAATTCCGCAGCGACCCGCCGCGCTACCGGCCGAACAATGCGTTCTAG
- the folK gene encoding 2-amino-4-hydroxy-6-hydroxymethyldihydropteridine diphosphokinase — protein sequence MPEVYIGAGSNVEPRRHLGLGLRALAERFGVLRLSPVYRNSPVGFSGEDFLNLVIAFETEDDVHEVVAALGAIEAAHGRVRGEEKFAPRTLDLDLLLYGDLVIDEHGVQLPRDEITRYPFVLRPLADLAGDRIHPVLGRSFSELWGTYDGARHPLTRVEGDFAAEVAL from the coding sequence ATGCCTGAGGTCTACATCGGCGCCGGCAGCAACGTGGAACCCCGTCGCCACCTCGGGCTGGGGCTGCGGGCGCTGGCCGAGCGCTTCGGGGTGCTCCGCCTTTCGCCGGTCTATCGCAACAGTCCGGTCGGGTTCAGCGGCGAGGATTTCCTCAACCTGGTGATCGCCTTCGAGACCGAGGACGACGTGCACGAGGTGGTCGCGGCGCTGGGCGCCATCGAGGCGGCCCATGGCCGGGTCCGGGGCGAGGAGAAATTCGCGCCGCGCACGCTGGATCTCGACCTGTTGCTGTACGGCGACCTCGTGATCGACGAGCACGGCGTGCAGCTGCCGCGCGACGAGATCACCCGTTATCCCTTTGTCCTGCGACCGCTGGCGGACCTCGCCGGGGATCGCATCCACCCGGTGCTCGGCCGGAGCTTCTCCGAGCTGTGGGGAACTTATGACGGCGCGCGCCATCCACTCACCCGGGTGGAGGGCGATTTCGCCGCGGAGGTTGCGTTATGA
- the folB gene encoding dihydroneopterin aldolase yields the protein MDTIFLNDLRVETVIGIYEWERRIRQTVSINLEIAADIRRAAASDSIEDTLNYKAVAKRLIEFVEGSSFQLVETLAERIAAIVCTEFDVPRVKVTLNKPGAIRGARDVGVCIERTSADFHA from the coding sequence GTGGACACGATATTTCTCAATGACCTGCGCGTGGAGACCGTCATCGGCATCTACGAGTGGGAGCGGCGCATCCGCCAGACCGTCAGCATCAACCTCGAGATCGCAGCGGACATCCGGCGCGCCGCCGCCTCCGACAGCATCGAGGACACGCTGAACTACAAGGCGGTCGCCAAGCGCCTCATCGAGTTCGTCGAGGGCTCCAGCTTCCAGCTGGTCGAGACCCTCGCCGAACGCATCGCCGCGATCGTCTGCACCGAGTTCGACGTGCCCCGCGTCAAGGTGACGCTCAACAAGCCCGGGGCGATCCGCGGCGCGCGCGACGTGGGCGTGTGCATCGAGCGGACCTCGGCGGATTTCCATGCCTGA
- the tsaD gene encoding tRNA (adenosine(37)-N6)-threonylcarbamoyltransferase complex transferase subunit TsaD, which produces MRILGIETSCDETGVAVMDGERGLLAHGLYSQVQLHAEFGGVVPELASRDHVRKLLPMIKQVLAEAGSAPEEIDGVAYTAGPGLIGALLVGACLGRSLAWAWGVPAVGVHHMEGHLLAPMLEDPAPSFPFIALLVSGGHSMLVEVTGLGRYRVLGETLDDAAGEAFDKTAKVLGLGYPGGPELARLAEGGSPGRLRLPRPMLNRPGLDFSFSGLKTAVITGIRDLDMDENARADVAWEFQEAIVDTLVGKSLRAAEQTGIQRLVIAGGVGANRRLRERLAAAAQEIGAEVFYPRLEFCTDNGAMIAYAGMLRLAAGEAESPAIEARARWDLETLRPPGAATSGASPAN; this is translated from the coding sequence ATGCGGATTCTGGGCATCGAAACGTCCTGTGACGAGACCGGCGTGGCCGTCATGGACGGGGAGCGCGGCCTGCTGGCGCACGGGCTCTACAGCCAGGTGCAGCTGCATGCCGAGTTCGGCGGCGTGGTGCCGGAACTGGCCTCGCGCGACCACGTCCGCAAGCTTTTACCCATGATAAAACAGGTGCTTGCGGAGGCCGGCAGCGCGCCGGAAGAGATCGACGGGGTGGCGTATACCGCCGGTCCCGGACTGATCGGCGCCCTGCTGGTCGGCGCCTGTCTCGGGCGCAGTCTTGCCTGGGCCTGGGGTGTGCCGGCCGTCGGCGTGCACCACATGGAGGGCCACCTGCTGGCGCCGATGCTCGAGGACCCGGCCCCGTCGTTCCCCTTCATCGCCCTGCTGGTTTCCGGCGGCCACAGCATGCTCGTCGAGGTCACGGGCCTCGGGCGCTACCGGGTGCTCGGCGAGACGCTCGACGATGCCGCCGGCGAAGCCTTCGACAAGACCGCCAAGGTGCTGGGGCTCGGCTATCCGGGTGGGCCTGAGCTGGCCCGCCTCGCCGAGGGCGGCTCTCCCGGGCGCCTGCGGCTGCCGCGCCCGATGCTCAACCGGCCCGGGCTGGATTTCAGCTTCAGCGGCCTGAAGACCGCGGTCATCACCGGAATCCGCGATCTCGACATGGACGAAAACGCCCGGGCGGACGTGGCCTGGGAGTTCCAGGAGGCGATCGTAGACACGCTCGTCGGCAAGAGCCTGCGCGCCGCGGAACAGACCGGGATCCAGCGGCTGGTGATCGCCGGCGGCGTGGGCGCCAACCGGCGGCTGCGCGAGCGCCTCGCGGCGGCGGCGCAGGAGATCGGCGCGGAGGTGTTTTATCCGCGGCTCGAGTTCTGCACCGACAATGGCGCGATGATCGCCTACGCCGGTATGCTGCGCCTGGCAGCCGGCGAAGCGGAATCGCCGGCCATCGAGGCGCGGGCCCGCTGGGACCTGGAAACCCTGCGCCCGCCCGGCGCGGCAACATCCGGCGCATCGCCGGCCAACTGA